Proteins from a single region of Lasioglossum baleicum chromosome 1, iyLasBale1, whole genome shotgun sequence:
- the Shi gene encoding dynamin-1 shibire isoform X3, whose product MAGNTGMEQLIPIVNKLQDAFTQLGVHMQLDLPQIAVVGGQSAGKSSVLENFVGKDFLPRGSGIVTRRPLILQLINSPTEFAEFLHCKGKKFVDFDEVRKEIENETDRVTGGNKGISNIPINLRVYSPNVLNLTLIDLPGLTKVPIGDQPADIEAQIKAMIFQFIKRENCLILAVTPANTDLANSDALKLAKEVDPEGVRTIGVITKLDLMDDGTDARDILENKLLPLRRGYIGVVNRSQKDIEGRKDIKNALAAERKFFLSHPSYRHLADRLGTPYLQRVLNQQLTNHIRDTLPALRDRLQKQLLALEKDVEQYKHFRPDDPAIKTKAMLQMIQQLQSDFERTIEGSGSAQINTMELSGGAKINRLFHERFPFEIVKMEFDEKELRREIAFAIRNIHGIRVGLFTPDMAFEAIVKKQINRLKEPSLKCVDLVVQELSNVVRICTDRMNRYPRLREETERIITTYVRQREQMCKEQLVLLVDCELAYMNTNHEDFIGFANAAASSHNASAQQSSENAVKSGRHTLGNQVIRKGYMCIHNLGIMKGGSRDYWFVLTSESISWFKDEEEREKKYMLPLDGLKLRDLEQGFMSRRHLFALFNPEGRNVYKDYKQLELSCETQDDVDSWKASFLRAGVYPEKSTEQTNGEGEGGSEAQSSMDPQLERQVETIRNLVDSYMKIVTKTTRDLVPKTIMHLIINNAKEFINGELLAHLYASGDQASMMEESPEEAQKREEMLRMYHACKEALRIIGDVSMATVTTPVPPPVKNDWLASGENPSLGLSPPSPGGPRRGVTQPPPLSSSRAPPPVPAGGRPAPAIPNRPGPGGPPPARATPGLPPPLIPSRGGGLQQRITQAATQAAANAAVNELMDAFKIKRPVPNIPPRIPDRPYYGRLN is encoded by the exons ATGGCAGGAAACACGGGTATGGAACAGTTGATCCCGATCGTGAACAAGCTCCAAGATGCGTTCACACAACTTGGGGTGCATATGCAACTTGATCTACCACAAATCGCTGTTGTGGGTGGTCAAAGCGCTGGGAAAAGTTCCGTACTCGAGAACTTTGTCGGGAA AGATTTCTTACCCAGAGGATCTGGCATTGTAACCAGAAGACCGCTTATCTTGCAATTGATTAACAGTCCAACTG AATTTGCCGAATTTCTACATTGTAAGGGTAAAAAGTTTGTGGATTTTGATGAAGTACGGaaggaaattgaaaatgaaaccGATAGAGTGACAGGCGGCAACAAGGGTATATCCAACATACCCATTAATTTAAGAGTATATTCACCAAATg TTCTAAACTTGACGCTAATCGATTTACCTGGTCTAACAAAAGTACCAATTGGGGATCAACCAGCAGATATTGAAGCTCAAATTAAAGCcatgatttttcaatttatcaaaAGAGAAAATTGCCTCATATTAGCGGTTACTCCAGCAAACACTGATTTGGCAAACAGTGATGCTCTGAAACTTGCTAAAGAAGTAGATCCTGAAG GTGTTCGTACGATTGGTGTTATTACAAAATTGGATCTTATGGATGATGGAACTGATGCAAGGGATATTTTGGAAAACAAATTACTCCCCTTAAGACGTGGTTACATAGGTGTTGTTAACAGAAGTCAGAAAGATATCGAAGGTAGAAAAGACATTAAAAATGCTTTGGCAGCAGAAAGAAAGTTTTTCCTGAg CCATCCATCCTACCGGCATTTAGCAGATAGATTAGGAACACCATACTTGCAACGAGTCTTGAATCAACAGTTGACCAATCATATCAGGGATACTTTACCAGCATTAAGAGACAGATTACAGAAACAGTTACTTGCATTGGAAAAGGATGTGGagcaatataaacattttagaCCCGATGATCCTGCCATAAAGACAAAAGCTATGTTGCA gATGATACAGCAACTTCAGTCAGATTTTGAAAGGACTATTGAAGGCTCTGGATCTGCACAAATCAATACAATGGAACTTAGCGGTGGTGCTAAAATTAATCGATTGTTCCACGAACGTTTCCCATTCGAAATAGTTAAAATGGAATTTGATGAGAAAGAATTGAGAAGGGAAATAGCATTTGCTATTAGAAACATTCATG GTATCAGAGTGGGATTGTTTACTCCTGACATGGCATTTGAGGCAATAGTGAAGAAACAAATCAATAGACTCAAAGAACCCAGTCTAAAATGCGTAGACCTAGTTGTACAGGAACTCAGTAATGTTGTACGCATTTGTACAGACAGG ATGAACCGTTATCCTAGATTGAGGGAAGAAACAGAACGTATCATTACCACTTATGTTAGGCAACGCGAGCAGATGTGCAAGGAGCAGTTGGTACTTTTGGTGGACTGTGAATTAGCGTACATGAACACGAACCACGAAGATTTTATTGGTTTTGCCAA CGCGGCAGCCAGTAGCCATAATGCAAG TGCCCAACAATCATCAGAAAATGCTGTTAAATCTGGACGCCATACTTTAGGCAATCAGGTGATACGCAAGGGATACATGTGCATTCATAATCTTGGTATAATGAAAGGTGGATCCAGAGATTATTGGTTTGTCTTAACATCAGAGAGCATCTCCTGGTTCAAAGATGAAgaa GAACGCGAAAAGAAGTACATGCTACCATTAGACGGCTTGAAGTTGCGTGATTTGGAACAAGGATTCATGTCTCGTCGTCATTTGTTTGCTTTGTTCAATCCAGAAGGCAGAAATGTATACAAGGATTACAAACAGCTTGAATTGAGTTGCGAAACACAGGATGATGTTGACTCCTGGAAGGCGTCGTTCCTTAGAGCCGGTGTATATCCCGAAAAATCAACGGAGCAAACAAATGGAGAAGGAGAG GGCGGCTCAGAAGCTCAATCATCTATGGATCCACAATTGGAGCGTCAAGTGGAGACTATTAGGAATTTAGtagattcgtacatgaagattgTTACAAAAACTACCCGTGATCTGGTTCCAAAGACAATTATGCATTTGATCATTAACAATGCAAAGGAATTCATTAATGGAGAGCTGTTGGCACACTTGTACGCCAGCGGTGATCAG GCTTCGATGATGGAAGAATCGCCTGAGGAAGCACAAAAGCGAGAAGAAATGCTGCGCATGTACCACGCATGCAAGGAAGCGCTACGCATCATTGGAGACGTCTCGATGGCTACGGTGACCACTCCAGTGCCACCGCCGGTGAAGAACGACTGGCTGGCGTCTGGCGAGAATCCaag TCTTGG GTTATCACCACCATCTCCTGGTGGTCCCAGACGTGGAGTGACACAGCCACCACCTCTTTCTAGTTCTCGAGCACCTCCACCAGTTCCAGCTGGTGGCCGACCAGCACCGGCCATTCCCAACCGACCTGGACCCGGTGGACCGCCACCGGCCCGTGCTACACCTGGCCTACCGCCTCCCCTAATACCATC TCGCGGGGGTGGTCTGCAGCAGAGGATTACGCAAGCCGCGACACAGGCCGCTGCAAATGCCGCCGTGAACGAGCTGATGGATGCATTCAAGATCAA
- the Shi gene encoding dynamin-1 shibire isoform X5 → MAGNTGMEQLIPIVNKLQDAFTQLGVHMQLDLPQIAVVGGQSAGKSSVLENFVGKDFLPRGSGIVTRRPLILQLINSPTEFAEFLHCKGKKFVDFDEVRKEIENETDRVTGGNKGISNIPINLRVYSPNVLNLTLIDLPGLTKVPIGDQPADIEAQIKAMIFQFIKRENCLILAVTPANTDLANSDALKLAKEVDPEGVRTIGVITKLDLMDDGTDARDILENKLLPLRRGYIGVVNRSQKDIEGRKDIKNALAAERKFFLSHPSYRHLADRLGTPYLQRVLNQQLTNHIRDTLPALRDRLQKQLLALEKDVEQYKHFRPDDPAIKTKAMLQMIQQLQSDFERTIEGSGSAQINTMELSGGAKINRLFHERFPFEIVKMEFDEKELRREIAFAIRNIHGIRVGLFTPDMAFEAIVKKQINRLKEPSLKCVDLVVQELSNVVRICTDRMNRYPRLREETERIITTYVRQREQMCKEQLVLLVDCELAYMNTNHEDFIGFANAQQSSENAVKSGRHTLGNQVIRKGYMCIHNLGIMKGGSRDYWFVLTSESISWFKDEEEREKKYMLPLDGLKLRDLEQGFMSRRHLFALFNPEGRNVYKDYKQLELSCETQDDVDSWKASFLRAGVYPEKSTEQTNGEGEEGYEGGSEAQSSMDPQLERQVETIRNLVDSYMKIVTKTTRDLVPKTIMHLIINNAKEFINGELLAHLYASGDQASMMEESPEEAQKREEMLRMYHACKEALRIIGDVSMATVTTPVPPPVKNDWLASGENPSLGLSPPSPGGPRRGVTQPPPLSSSRAPPPVPAGGRPAPAIPNRPGPGGPPPARATPGLPPPLIPSRGGGLQQRITQAATQAAANAAVNELMDAFKIKRPVPNIPPRIPDRPYYGRLN, encoded by the exons ATGGCAGGAAACACGGGTATGGAACAGTTGATCCCGATCGTGAACAAGCTCCAAGATGCGTTCACACAACTTGGGGTGCATATGCAACTTGATCTACCACAAATCGCTGTTGTGGGTGGTCAAAGCGCTGGGAAAAGTTCCGTACTCGAGAACTTTGTCGGGAA AGATTTCTTACCCAGAGGATCTGGCATTGTAACCAGAAGACCGCTTATCTTGCAATTGATTAACAGTCCAACTG AATTTGCCGAATTTCTACATTGTAAGGGTAAAAAGTTTGTGGATTTTGATGAAGTACGGaaggaaattgaaaatgaaaccGATAGAGTGACAGGCGGCAACAAGGGTATATCCAACATACCCATTAATTTAAGAGTATATTCACCAAATg TTCTAAACTTGACGCTAATCGATTTACCTGGTCTAACAAAAGTACCAATTGGGGATCAACCAGCAGATATTGAAGCTCAAATTAAAGCcatgatttttcaatttatcaaaAGAGAAAATTGCCTCATATTAGCGGTTACTCCAGCAAACACTGATTTGGCAAACAGTGATGCTCTGAAACTTGCTAAAGAAGTAGATCCTGAAG GTGTTCGTACGATTGGTGTTATTACAAAATTGGATCTTATGGATGATGGAACTGATGCAAGGGATATTTTGGAAAACAAATTACTCCCCTTAAGACGTGGTTACATAGGTGTTGTTAACAGAAGTCAGAAAGATATCGAAGGTAGAAAAGACATTAAAAATGCTTTGGCAGCAGAAAGAAAGTTTTTCCTGAg CCATCCATCCTACCGGCATTTAGCAGATAGATTAGGAACACCATACTTGCAACGAGTCTTGAATCAACAGTTGACCAATCATATCAGGGATACTTTACCAGCATTAAGAGACAGATTACAGAAACAGTTACTTGCATTGGAAAAGGATGTGGagcaatataaacattttagaCCCGATGATCCTGCCATAAAGACAAAAGCTATGTTGCA gATGATACAGCAACTTCAGTCAGATTTTGAAAGGACTATTGAAGGCTCTGGATCTGCACAAATCAATACAATGGAACTTAGCGGTGGTGCTAAAATTAATCGATTGTTCCACGAACGTTTCCCATTCGAAATAGTTAAAATGGAATTTGATGAGAAAGAATTGAGAAGGGAAATAGCATTTGCTATTAGAAACATTCATG GTATCAGAGTGGGATTGTTTACTCCTGACATGGCATTTGAGGCAATAGTGAAGAAACAAATCAATAGACTCAAAGAACCCAGTCTAAAATGCGTAGACCTAGTTGTACAGGAACTCAGTAATGTTGTACGCATTTGTACAGACAGG ATGAACCGTTATCCTAGATTGAGGGAAGAAACAGAACGTATCATTACCACTTATGTTAGGCAACGCGAGCAGATGTGCAAGGAGCAGTTGGTACTTTTGGTGGACTGTGAATTAGCGTACATGAACACGAACCACGAAGATTTTATTGGTTTTGCCAA TGCCCAACAATCATCAGAAAATGCTGTTAAATCTGGACGCCATACTTTAGGCAATCAGGTGATACGCAAGGGATACATGTGCATTCATAATCTTGGTATAATGAAAGGTGGATCCAGAGATTATTGGTTTGTCTTAACATCAGAGAGCATCTCCTGGTTCAAAGATGAAgaa GAACGCGAAAAGAAGTACATGCTACCATTAGACGGCTTGAAGTTGCGTGATTTGGAACAAGGATTCATGTCTCGTCGTCATTTGTTTGCTTTGTTCAATCCAGAAGGCAGAAATGTATACAAGGATTACAAACAGCTTGAATTGAGTTGCGAAACACAGGATGATGTTGACTCCTGGAAGGCGTCGTTCCTTAGAGCCGGTGTATATCCCGAAAAATCAACGGAGCAAACAAATGGAGAAGGAGAG GAAGGATACGAG GGCGGCTCAGAAGCTCAATCATCTATGGATCCACAATTGGAGCGTCAAGTGGAGACTATTAGGAATTTAGtagattcgtacatgaagattgTTACAAAAACTACCCGTGATCTGGTTCCAAAGACAATTATGCATTTGATCATTAACAATGCAAAGGAATTCATTAATGGAGAGCTGTTGGCACACTTGTACGCCAGCGGTGATCAG GCTTCGATGATGGAAGAATCGCCTGAGGAAGCACAAAAGCGAGAAGAAATGCTGCGCATGTACCACGCATGCAAGGAAGCGCTACGCATCATTGGAGACGTCTCGATGGCTACGGTGACCACTCCAGTGCCACCGCCGGTGAAGAACGACTGGCTGGCGTCTGGCGAGAATCCaag TCTTGG GTTATCACCACCATCTCCTGGTGGTCCCAGACGTGGAGTGACACAGCCACCACCTCTTTCTAGTTCTCGAGCACCTCCACCAGTTCCAGCTGGTGGCCGACCAGCACCGGCCATTCCCAACCGACCTGGACCCGGTGGACCGCCACCGGCCCGTGCTACACCTGGCCTACCGCCTCCCCTAATACCATC TCGCGGGGGTGGTCTGCAGCAGAGGATTACGCAAGCCGCGACACAGGCCGCTGCAAATGCCGCCGTGAACGAGCTGATGGATGCATTCAAGATCAA
- the Shi gene encoding dynamin-1 shibire isoform X8, protein MAGNTGMEQLIPIVNKLQDAFTQLGVHMQLDLPQIAVVGGQSAGKSSVLENFVGKDFLPRGSGIVTRRPLILQLINSPTEFAEFLHCKGKKFVDFDEVRKEIENETDRVTGGNKGISNIPINLRVYSPNVLNLTLIDLPGLTKVPIGDQPADIEAQIKAMIFQFIKRENCLILAVTPANTDLANSDALKLAKEVDPEGVRTIGVITKLDLMDDGTDARDILENKLLPLRRGYIGVVNRSQKDIEGRKDIKNALAAERKFFLSHPSYRHLADRLGTPYLQRVLNQQLTNHIRDTLPALRDRLQKQLLALEKDVEQYKHFRPDDPAIKTKAMLQMIQQLQSDFERTIEGSGSAQINTMELSGGAKINRLFHERFPFEIVKMEFDEKELRREIAFAIRNIHGIRVGLFTPDMAFEAIVKKQINRLKEPSLKCVDLVVQELSNVVRICTDRMNRYPRLREETERIITTYVRQREQMCKEQLVLLVDCELAYMNTNHEDFIGFANAQQSSENAVKSGRHTLGNQVIRKGYMCIHNLGIMKGGSRDYWFVLTSESISWFKDEEEREKKYMLPLDGLKLRDLEQGFMSRRHLFALFNPEGRNVYKDYKQLELSCETQDDVDSWKASFLRAGVYPEKSTEQTNGEGEGGSEAQSSMDPQLERQVETIRNLVDSYMKIVTKTTRDLVPKTIMHLIINNAKEFINGELLAHLYASGDQASMMEESPEEAQKREEMLRMYHACKEALRIIGDVSMATVTTPVPPPVKNDWLASGENPSLGLSPPSPGGPRRGVTQPPPLSSSRAPPPVPAGGRPAPAIPNRPGPGGPPPARATPGLPPPLIPSRGGGLQQRITQAATQAAANAAVNELMDAFKIKRPVPNIPPRIPDRPYYGRLN, encoded by the exons ATGGCAGGAAACACGGGTATGGAACAGTTGATCCCGATCGTGAACAAGCTCCAAGATGCGTTCACACAACTTGGGGTGCATATGCAACTTGATCTACCACAAATCGCTGTTGTGGGTGGTCAAAGCGCTGGGAAAAGTTCCGTACTCGAGAACTTTGTCGGGAA AGATTTCTTACCCAGAGGATCTGGCATTGTAACCAGAAGACCGCTTATCTTGCAATTGATTAACAGTCCAACTG AATTTGCCGAATTTCTACATTGTAAGGGTAAAAAGTTTGTGGATTTTGATGAAGTACGGaaggaaattgaaaatgaaaccGATAGAGTGACAGGCGGCAACAAGGGTATATCCAACATACCCATTAATTTAAGAGTATATTCACCAAATg TTCTAAACTTGACGCTAATCGATTTACCTGGTCTAACAAAAGTACCAATTGGGGATCAACCAGCAGATATTGAAGCTCAAATTAAAGCcatgatttttcaatttatcaaaAGAGAAAATTGCCTCATATTAGCGGTTACTCCAGCAAACACTGATTTGGCAAACAGTGATGCTCTGAAACTTGCTAAAGAAGTAGATCCTGAAG GTGTTCGTACGATTGGTGTTATTACAAAATTGGATCTTATGGATGATGGAACTGATGCAAGGGATATTTTGGAAAACAAATTACTCCCCTTAAGACGTGGTTACATAGGTGTTGTTAACAGAAGTCAGAAAGATATCGAAGGTAGAAAAGACATTAAAAATGCTTTGGCAGCAGAAAGAAAGTTTTTCCTGAg CCATCCATCCTACCGGCATTTAGCAGATAGATTAGGAACACCATACTTGCAACGAGTCTTGAATCAACAGTTGACCAATCATATCAGGGATACTTTACCAGCATTAAGAGACAGATTACAGAAACAGTTACTTGCATTGGAAAAGGATGTGGagcaatataaacattttagaCCCGATGATCCTGCCATAAAGACAAAAGCTATGTTGCA gATGATACAGCAACTTCAGTCAGATTTTGAAAGGACTATTGAAGGCTCTGGATCTGCACAAATCAATACAATGGAACTTAGCGGTGGTGCTAAAATTAATCGATTGTTCCACGAACGTTTCCCATTCGAAATAGTTAAAATGGAATTTGATGAGAAAGAATTGAGAAGGGAAATAGCATTTGCTATTAGAAACATTCATG GTATCAGAGTGGGATTGTTTACTCCTGACATGGCATTTGAGGCAATAGTGAAGAAACAAATCAATAGACTCAAAGAACCCAGTCTAAAATGCGTAGACCTAGTTGTACAGGAACTCAGTAATGTTGTACGCATTTGTACAGACAGG ATGAACCGTTATCCTAGATTGAGGGAAGAAACAGAACGTATCATTACCACTTATGTTAGGCAACGCGAGCAGATGTGCAAGGAGCAGTTGGTACTTTTGGTGGACTGTGAATTAGCGTACATGAACACGAACCACGAAGATTTTATTGGTTTTGCCAA TGCCCAACAATCATCAGAAAATGCTGTTAAATCTGGACGCCATACTTTAGGCAATCAGGTGATACGCAAGGGATACATGTGCATTCATAATCTTGGTATAATGAAAGGTGGATCCAGAGATTATTGGTTTGTCTTAACATCAGAGAGCATCTCCTGGTTCAAAGATGAAgaa GAACGCGAAAAGAAGTACATGCTACCATTAGACGGCTTGAAGTTGCGTGATTTGGAACAAGGATTCATGTCTCGTCGTCATTTGTTTGCTTTGTTCAATCCAGAAGGCAGAAATGTATACAAGGATTACAAACAGCTTGAATTGAGTTGCGAAACACAGGATGATGTTGACTCCTGGAAGGCGTCGTTCCTTAGAGCCGGTGTATATCCCGAAAAATCAACGGAGCAAACAAATGGAGAAGGAGAG GGCGGCTCAGAAGCTCAATCATCTATGGATCCACAATTGGAGCGTCAAGTGGAGACTATTAGGAATTTAGtagattcgtacatgaagattgTTACAAAAACTACCCGTGATCTGGTTCCAAAGACAATTATGCATTTGATCATTAACAATGCAAAGGAATTCATTAATGGAGAGCTGTTGGCACACTTGTACGCCAGCGGTGATCAG GCTTCGATGATGGAAGAATCGCCTGAGGAAGCACAAAAGCGAGAAGAAATGCTGCGCATGTACCACGCATGCAAGGAAGCGCTACGCATCATTGGAGACGTCTCGATGGCTACGGTGACCACTCCAGTGCCACCGCCGGTGAAGAACGACTGGCTGGCGTCTGGCGAGAATCCaag TCTTGG GTTATCACCACCATCTCCTGGTGGTCCCAGACGTGGAGTGACACAGCCACCACCTCTTTCTAGTTCTCGAGCACCTCCACCAGTTCCAGCTGGTGGCCGACCAGCACCGGCCATTCCCAACCGACCTGGACCCGGTGGACCGCCACCGGCCCGTGCTACACCTGGCCTACCGCCTCCCCTAATACCATC TCGCGGGGGTGGTCTGCAGCAGAGGATTACGCAAGCCGCGACACAGGCCGCTGCAAATGCCGCCGTGAACGAGCTGATGGATGCATTCAAGATCAA
- the Shi gene encoding dynamin-1 shibire isoform X2, translated as MAGNTGMEQLIPIVNKLQDAFTQLGVHMQLDLPQIAVVGGQSAGKSSVLENFVGKDFLPRGSGIVTRRPLILQLINSPTEFAEFLHCKGKKFVDFDEVRKEIENETDRVTGGNKGISNIPINLRVYSPNVLNLTLIDLPGLTKVPIGDQPADIEAQIKAMIFQFIKRENCLILAVTPANTDLANSDALKLAKEVDPEGVRTIGVITKLDLMDDGTDARDILENKLLPLRRGYIGVVNRSQKDIEGRKDIKNALAAERKFFLSHPSYRHLADRLGTPYLQRVLNQQLTNHIRDTLPALRDRLQKQLLALEKDVEQYKHFRPDDPAIKTKAMLQMIQQLQSDFERTIEGSGSAQINTMELSGGAKINRLFHERFPFEIVKMEFDEKELRREIAFAIRNIHGIRVGLFTPDMAFEAIVKKQINRLKEPSLKCVDLVVQELSNVVRICTDRMNRYPRLREETERIITTYVRQREQMCKEQLVLLVDCELAYMNTNHEDFIGFANAAASSHNASAQQSSENAVKSGRHTLGNQVIRKGYMCIHNLGIMKGGSRDYWFVLTSESISWFKDEEEREKKYMLPLDGLKLRDLEQGFMSRRHLFALFNPEGRNVYKDYKQLELSCETQDDVDSWKASFLRAGVYPEKSTEQTNGEGEEGYEGGSEAQSSMDPQLERQVETIRNLVDSYMKIVTKTTRDLVPKTIMHLIINNAKEFINGELLAHLYASGDQASMMEESPEEAQKREEMLRMYHACKEALRIIGDVSMATVTTPVPPPVKNDWLASGENPRLSPPSPGGPRRGVTQPPPLSSSRAPPPVPAGGRPAPAIPNRPGPGGPPPARATPGLPPPLIPSRGGGLQQRITQAATQAAANAAVNELMDAFKIKRPVPNIPPRIPDRPYYGRLN; from the exons ATGGCAGGAAACACGGGTATGGAACAGTTGATCCCGATCGTGAACAAGCTCCAAGATGCGTTCACACAACTTGGGGTGCATATGCAACTTGATCTACCACAAATCGCTGTTGTGGGTGGTCAAAGCGCTGGGAAAAGTTCCGTACTCGAGAACTTTGTCGGGAA AGATTTCTTACCCAGAGGATCTGGCATTGTAACCAGAAGACCGCTTATCTTGCAATTGATTAACAGTCCAACTG AATTTGCCGAATTTCTACATTGTAAGGGTAAAAAGTTTGTGGATTTTGATGAAGTACGGaaggaaattgaaaatgaaaccGATAGAGTGACAGGCGGCAACAAGGGTATATCCAACATACCCATTAATTTAAGAGTATATTCACCAAATg TTCTAAACTTGACGCTAATCGATTTACCTGGTCTAACAAAAGTACCAATTGGGGATCAACCAGCAGATATTGAAGCTCAAATTAAAGCcatgatttttcaatttatcaaaAGAGAAAATTGCCTCATATTAGCGGTTACTCCAGCAAACACTGATTTGGCAAACAGTGATGCTCTGAAACTTGCTAAAGAAGTAGATCCTGAAG GTGTTCGTACGATTGGTGTTATTACAAAATTGGATCTTATGGATGATGGAACTGATGCAAGGGATATTTTGGAAAACAAATTACTCCCCTTAAGACGTGGTTACATAGGTGTTGTTAACAGAAGTCAGAAAGATATCGAAGGTAGAAAAGACATTAAAAATGCTTTGGCAGCAGAAAGAAAGTTTTTCCTGAg CCATCCATCCTACCGGCATTTAGCAGATAGATTAGGAACACCATACTTGCAACGAGTCTTGAATCAACAGTTGACCAATCATATCAGGGATACTTTACCAGCATTAAGAGACAGATTACAGAAACAGTTACTTGCATTGGAAAAGGATGTGGagcaatataaacattttagaCCCGATGATCCTGCCATAAAGACAAAAGCTATGTTGCA gATGATACAGCAACTTCAGTCAGATTTTGAAAGGACTATTGAAGGCTCTGGATCTGCACAAATCAATACAATGGAACTTAGCGGTGGTGCTAAAATTAATCGATTGTTCCACGAACGTTTCCCATTCGAAATAGTTAAAATGGAATTTGATGAGAAAGAATTGAGAAGGGAAATAGCATTTGCTATTAGAAACATTCATG GTATCAGAGTGGGATTGTTTACTCCTGACATGGCATTTGAGGCAATAGTGAAGAAACAAATCAATAGACTCAAAGAACCCAGTCTAAAATGCGTAGACCTAGTTGTACAGGAACTCAGTAATGTTGTACGCATTTGTACAGACAGG ATGAACCGTTATCCTAGATTGAGGGAAGAAACAGAACGTATCATTACCACTTATGTTAGGCAACGCGAGCAGATGTGCAAGGAGCAGTTGGTACTTTTGGTGGACTGTGAATTAGCGTACATGAACACGAACCACGAAGATTTTATTGGTTTTGCCAA CGCGGCAGCCAGTAGCCATAATGCAAG TGCCCAACAATCATCAGAAAATGCTGTTAAATCTGGACGCCATACTTTAGGCAATCAGGTGATACGCAAGGGATACATGTGCATTCATAATCTTGGTATAATGAAAGGTGGATCCAGAGATTATTGGTTTGTCTTAACATCAGAGAGCATCTCCTGGTTCAAAGATGAAgaa GAACGCGAAAAGAAGTACATGCTACCATTAGACGGCTTGAAGTTGCGTGATTTGGAACAAGGATTCATGTCTCGTCGTCATTTGTTTGCTTTGTTCAATCCAGAAGGCAGAAATGTATACAAGGATTACAAACAGCTTGAATTGAGTTGCGAAACACAGGATGATGTTGACTCCTGGAAGGCGTCGTTCCTTAGAGCCGGTGTATATCCCGAAAAATCAACGGAGCAAACAAATGGAGAAGGAGAG GAAGGATACGAG GGCGGCTCAGAAGCTCAATCATCTATGGATCCACAATTGGAGCGTCAAGTGGAGACTATTAGGAATTTAGtagattcgtacatgaagattgTTACAAAAACTACCCGTGATCTGGTTCCAAAGACAATTATGCATTTGATCATTAACAATGCAAAGGAATTCATTAATGGAGAGCTGTTGGCACACTTGTACGCCAGCGGTGATCAG GCTTCGATGATGGAAGAATCGCCTGAGGAAGCACAAAAGCGAGAAGAAATGCTGCGCATGTACCACGCATGCAAGGAAGCGCTACGCATCATTGGAGACGTCTCGATGGCTACGGTGACCACTCCAGTGCCACCGCCGGTGAAGAACGACTGGCTGGCGTCTGGCGAGAATCCaag GTTATCACCACCATCTCCTGGTGGTCCCAGACGTGGAGTGACACAGCCACCACCTCTTTCTAGTTCTCGAGCACCTCCACCAGTTCCAGCTGGTGGCCGACCAGCACCGGCCATTCCCAACCGACCTGGACCCGGTGGACCGCCACCGGCCCGTGCTACACCTGGCCTACCGCCTCCCCTAATACCATC TCGCGGGGGTGGTCTGCAGCAGAGGATTACGCAAGCCGCGACACAGGCCGCTGCAAATGCCGCCGTGAACGAGCTGATGGATGCATTCAAGATCAA